One stretch of Tepiditoga spiralis DNA includes these proteins:
- a CDS encoding NusG domain II-containing protein, whose translation MTFLKKGDLYFILAGILFLISLYIFQNLNNYSIEGAKVFLNGKNIFNITKDGTYTIKNESGNILMHVEYKNKMVRALDSTCKLKVCIDTGWVNNASQDIICIPNKIVIKPIGKKKKNGVDLITW comes from the coding sequence ATGACTTTTTTAAAAAAAGGAGACCTTTACTTTATCCTAGCTGGTATTTTATTTTTAATTTCATTATATATATTTCAAAATTTAAATAACTATTCAATTGAAGGAGCAAAAGTTTTTTTAAATGGTAAAAATATATTTAACATAACAAAAGATGGTACCTATACTATAAAAAATGAATCTGGTAATATTTTAATGCATGTAGAGTATAAAAATAAAATGGTAAGAGCTTTAGATTCAACATGTAAATTAAAGGTTTGTATTGATACTGGCTGGGTTAATAATGCCTCACAAGATATAATCTGTATACCAAATAAAATTGTAATTAAACCTATAGGCAAAAAGAAAAAAAATGGAGTTGACTTAATCACATGGTAA
- a CDS encoding Gx transporter family protein, giving the protein MVKSKKISYLAILSAISSAIYYFESFLPMPIPVPGARWGFSNFPVLLGIVKNMSFSNIIYMILIKSIMGSMFTGKLFTPTFWMGITGSLIGSIFMFYASKIKKFGIVGISEIGAFVNNSVQIIVAGIFIIHSKGIFWYYPFMVGTGFLTAFINASIVKITIRSVEFE; this is encoded by the coding sequence ATGGTAAAATCTAAAAAAATATCTTATCTTGCAATTTTAAGTGCCATTTCTTCAGCTATATATTATTTTGAAAGTTTTTTACCTATGCCTATTCCTGTACCTGGAGCACGTTGGGGATTTTCTAATTTTCCAGTATTACTTGGTATAGTTAAAAATATGAGTTTTAGCAATATAATTTATATGATCTTAATAAAATCAATTATGGGTTCTATGTTTACAGGAAAACTTTTCACTCCAACTTTTTGGATGGGGATTACTGGTAGCTTAATAGGAAGTATTTTTATGTTTTATGCATCTAAAATTAAAAAATTTGGAATAGTTGGAATTAGTGAAATTGGAGCCTTTGTAAATAATTCAGTTCAAATTATAGTAGCTGGTATTTTTATAATACATTCAAAAGGAATTTTTTGGTACTATCCTTTTATGGTAGGAACAGGTTTCTTAACAGCTTTTATAAATGCTTCAATTGTAAAAATAACTATTAGGAGTGTTGAATTTGAATAA
- a CDS encoding nucleoside triphosphate pyrophosphatase encodes MNKYNIILGSGSPRRYELLKLLFNNFEVKVSNTVEKYSSKKPENIVVELSELKSNSIKISNDKLLITADTIVVLNEKIIGKPNNFEDAFHMLKSLSGKKHEVFTGVTIRTLNKKRCFYEKTEVFFNNLTDSIIKFYLSTYEPFDKAGSYGIQDFGAVFINKIIGDYYNVMGLPISRLFFELQSF; translated from the coding sequence TTGAATAAATACAATATTATACTAGGATCAGGTTCACCAAGAAGATATGAATTACTAAAATTATTGTTCAACAATTTTGAAGTAAAAGTATCAAATACAGTTGAAAAATATAGTTCAAAAAAACCAGAAAATATAGTTGTAGAACTTTCAGAATTAAAAAGCAACTCTATAAAAATTAGTAATGATAAACTATTAATTACAGCTGATACAATAGTTGTTTTAAATGAAAAAATTATAGGAAAACCTAATAATTTTGAAGATGCTTTTCATATGTTGAAAAGTCTTTCTGGAAAAAAACATGAGGTATTTACTGGAGTTACTATAAGAACATTAAACAAAAAAAGATGCTTTTATGAAAAAACTGAAGTTTTTTTTAATAATTTAACTGATTCTATAATTAAATTTTATTTAAGTACTTATGAACCTTTTGATAAAGCTGGAAGTTATGGCATTCAAGATTTTGGAGCCGTTTTTATAAATAAAATAATAGGTGACTATTATAATGTTATGGGACTTCCAATATCAAGATTATTTTTTGAATTACAATCTTTTTGA
- the radC gene encoding RadC family protein — translation MLPREKLIKYGVEKLTNDELLAVILRSGIKGKNVFELSKELLKKYKTLTKLEQASFEELSSIKGIGKVKSINLKASLEFGKRYHLYKMKEKKVSINSPEDVYRVSENMIYYDREVVKVISLDSKLNIINSNEVSQGTANASIAHPRDIFKCAIKNNAISIVLVHNHPSGNPEPSKKDFDLTNKINEAGTLLGIKLNDHVIIGNNSYYSFNLQKKVYINERE, via the coding sequence ATGCTTCCACGTGAAAAACTTATAAAATATGGTGTAGAAAAATTAACCAATGATGAATTGTTAGCCGTTATTTTAAGAAGTGGAATAAAAGGAAAAAATGTTTTTGAACTTTCAAAAGAACTTTTAAAAAAATATAAAACTCTAACTAAGTTAGAACAGGCAAGTTTTGAAGAATTATCTTCCATAAAAGGTATTGGAAAAGTAAAATCCATAAACTTAAAAGCTTCTCTTGAATTTGGCAAAAGATATCATCTATACAAAATGAAAGAAAAAAAAGTAAGTATAAATTCACCCGAAGATGTTTATAGAGTATCAGAAAATATGATATACTATGATAGAGAAGTTGTAAAGGTTATATCTTTAGATTCAAAATTAAATATTATAAATTCTAACGAAGTAAGTCAAGGAACTGCAAATGCTTCAATAGCACACCCAAGAGATATTTTTAAATGTGCAATAAAAAATAATGCAATCTCTATTGTTCTTGTACATAATCATCCATCAGGAAACCCTGAACCAAGTAAAAAAGATTTTGATTTAACAAATAAAATTAATGAAGCCGGTACTTTACTTGGAATAAAATTAAATGATCATGTTATAATAGGAAACAATTCATATTATAGTTTTAATTTACAAAAGAAGGTGTATATAAATGAGCGAGAATGA
- a CDS encoding tetratricopeptide repeat protein → MSENDKLEAIYKLKKEMEKDLKKKGGKIKSEEETEKKRTIYKPDKVLSGINIPFEKIKTWFDINLYDIEISDEKLSFYFESKLTNKSPGYFYNQFGLMHLLRNDYEKAEKFFLLGKDIESKFNYGVLKVFRKDEDALVYAKEIVNKYPQTGYPYLLLSLYFISVNNFDGAYKFLTTANKFLNYSFISLALSIYKKDFIASKAYLSKCFLENKAKKTITLLDYYMTLFGTDIDKRLSIFSSIRRENTPCAKCIETIQSKKGHETPEYCAFSQRINSILFLNESSKSYIFEKLDLNFINFFNANLKEEANKVYQSMIKIYGELDILFIPGSTNKMGLKTLEFITETTKYKMTLKGPDYYTELKTILKSLKNNYHKDFDFIINVPFYESLRLLFGWRTCKRLY, encoded by the coding sequence ATGAGCGAGAATGACAAATTAGAGGCAATATATAAATTAAAAAAAGAAATGGAAAAAGACTTAAAAAAGAAAGGGGGAAAAATAAAATCTGAAGAAGAAACAGAAAAAAAGAGAACCATATACAAACCAGATAAAGTTTTATCTGGAATAAATATACCATTTGAAAAAATAAAAACGTGGTTCGATATAAACTTATATGATATAGAAATTAGTGATGAAAAATTATCTTTTTACTTTGAAAGTAAATTAACTAACAAATCGCCTGGTTACTTTTATAATCAATTTGGGCTAATGCATTTATTGAGAAATGATTATGAAAAAGCAGAAAAGTTTTTTTTACTTGGTAAAGATATCGAATCTAAATTTAACTATGGAGTTTTAAAAGTTTTTAGAAAAGATGAAGATGCTCTTGTTTATGCAAAAGAAATTGTAAATAAATACCCTCAAACAGGATATCCATATTTGTTGTTATCCTTATATTTTATTTCTGTAAATAATTTTGATGGTGCTTATAAATTTTTAACTACTGCAAATAAATTTTTAAATTATTCATTTATTTCTTTAGCTCTTTCAATATATAAGAAAGATTTTATAGCATCAAAAGCCTATTTATCAAAATGTTTTCTTGAAAACAAAGCAAAAAAAACTATAACTTTATTAGATTATTATATGACCTTATTTGGAACAGACATTGATAAAAGATTATCTATTTTCTCTTCTATTAGAAGAGAAAATACTCCTTGTGCAAAATGTATAGAAACTATACAATCAAAAAAAGGGCATGAAACTCCTGAATATTGTGCTTTTTCACAAAGAATTAACAGCATACTTTTTTTAAACGAATCATCAAAAAGTTATATTTTTGAAAAATTAGATTTAAATTTTATAAACTTTTTTAATGCAAACCTTAAAGAAGAAGCAAACAAAGTGTATCAAAGCATGATTAAAATATATGGTGAATTAGATATATTATTTATTCCCGGAAGCACAAATAAAATGGGATTGAAAACTTTAGAGTTTATTACTGAAACTACAAAATATAAAATGACTTTAAAAGGTCCAGACTATTATACTGAATTAAAAACAATTTTAAAAAGTTTAAAAAATAATTATCATAAGGATTTCGATTTTATTATAAATGTTCCTTTTTATGAATCTTTAAGATTATTATTTGGATGGAGAACGTGTAAAAGACTTTATTAA
- the deoC gene encoding deoxyribose-phosphate aldolase produces the protein MDLKRLEESIEKEIKKVNESFNYSEKNIELKPENIARYIDHTLLKATATPKDIEKLCEEAKENDFFSVCVNPAYASLAKEKLNGSNSKVAVVIGFPLGANDKTVKAFETRAALDDGADEFDMVINIGMLKAKKYDYVFEDIKSVVDEADGKTVKVIIETCYLTKEEKIAACVLSKLAGATFVKTSTGFGTGGATPEDVALMKFVVGNDLKVKASGGVRSFEDAKKVIAAGAERIGASAGIKIINGEVSKENY, from the coding sequence ATGGATTTAAAAAGGTTGGAAGAAAGTATTGAAAAAGAAATAAAAAAAGTAAATGAAAGTTTTAATTATTCTGAAAAAAACATCGAATTAAAACCAGAAAATATTGCAAGGTATATTGATCACACCTTATTAAAAGCTACTGCAACACCAAAAGATATTGAAAAACTTTGTGAAGAAGCTAAAGAAAATGATTTTTTTTCAGTTTGTGTTAACCCTGCATATGCATCACTCGCAAAAGAAAAATTAAATGGAAGTAATTCTAAAGTAGCAGTAGTTATAGGATTTCCGTTGGGTGCAAATGATAAAACTGTTAAAGCCTTTGAAACAAGAGCTGCACTTGATGATGGAGCAGATGAATTTGATATGGTAATAAATATCGGTATGTTAAAAGCAAAAAAATATGATTATGTTTTTGAAGATATAAAATCTGTTGTTGATGAAGCCGATGGTAAAACAGTTAAAGTTATAATTGAAACATGTTATTTAACTAAAGAAGAAAAAATTGCAGCTTGTGTTCTTTCAAAACTTGCTGGTGCAACCTTTGTAAAAACTTCAACAGGATTTGGAACAGGTGGAGCAACTCCAGAAGATGTTGCTTTAATGAAATTTGTCGTTGGAAATGACTTAAAAGTTAAAGCATCTGGAGGAGTTAGAAGCTTTGAGGATGCAAAAAAAGTAATTGCAGCAGGTGCTGAAAGAATTGGTGCAAGTGCTGGTATAAAAATAATAAATGGAGAAGTTTCTAAAGAAAATTATTAA
- a CDS encoding thiamine ABC transporter substrate-binding protein, protein MKKGILVIMSILIVISVFSTTLTVYTYESLNWVEDKVLKEFESMYGCDVNLVKLGDGGSVLSRLLLEKKNSKADVVVGLDQSLSVKAIKEGILEKYTPINISKINNKDLILNDYTVPYDYGGIAFVYNPKTLKTVPTSFEDLTKLNKKIIIQDPRTSSTGQSFLLWTIAVYGDNWQDFWKRLKPAILTVAPGWDESFSKFEAGEAPIMVSYATDGAYSYQYYKSTKYKAFIPKEGAYVQIETASIIKNTKNEELAKRFIEFLLMNNFQKEIPLNQWMFPVTNTTLPESFKYAIIPEKIVSVDSEKISKNMETWLEQWEKIMY, encoded by the coding sequence ATGAAAAAAGGTATATTAGTTATTATGAGTATTTTAATTGTTATAAGTGTTTTCTCAACAACTCTCACTGTATACACTTATGAAAGTTTAAATTGGGTTGAAGACAAAGTTTTAAAAGAATTTGAAAGTATGTATGGATGTGATGTTAATCTTGTAAAACTTGGTGATGGTGGAAGTGTACTTTCAAGATTATTACTAGAAAAGAAAAATTCAAAAGCTGATGTTGTAGTTGGTCTTGATCAATCTTTATCAGTAAAAGCAATTAAAGAAGGTATTTTAGAAAAATATACACCAATAAATATATCTAAAATAAACAATAAAGATTTAATATTAAATGATTATACAGTACCATATGACTATGGAGGAATAGCTTTTGTTTATAATCCAAAAACATTAAAAACAGTTCCAACTTCTTTTGAAGATTTAACAAAATTAAATAAAAAGATAATTATTCAAGATCCAAGAACGTCAAGTACAGGACAATCTTTTCTTTTATGGACAATTGCAGTTTATGGAGATAATTGGCAAGATTTTTGGAAAAGATTAAAACCAGCTATATTAACTGTAGCACCAGGATGGGATGAATCTTTTTCAAAATTTGAAGCAGGAGAAGCACCTATAATGGTTAGTTATGCAACAGATGGAGCATACTCTTATCAATATTACAAAAGTACTAAATATAAAGCATTTATACCAAAAGAAGGTGCCTATGTTCAAATTGAAACTGCTAGTATAATAAAAAATACAAAAAATGAAGAATTAGCTAAAAGATTCATAGAATTTTTATTAATGAATAATTTTCAAAAAGAGATACCTTTAAATCAATGGATGTTTCCCGTAACTAATACCACTTTACCCGAATCCTTTAAATATGCAATAATACCAGAAAAAATAGTTTCTGTCGATTCTGAAAAAATATCTAAAAATATGGAAACTTGGTTAGAACAATGGGAAAAAATAATGTATTAA
- a CDS encoding ABC transporter permease, with amino-acid sequence MGKNNVLKKVEFYYALLWIFPIFFILKDFFNTKSLILIWDLRTLRILSFTLLQSILSSLLSLIISLLPSYYVSRKRNILSNVIENSLFIPFFFPPISAIIAFSILYSGNGLLSKIGINLNVMYNLKAILIAHTFYNSPIFIKYISEALKKIPQNIEETVNIEGANKLQKFFKIDLPIIMPSITRGFFLVFTYCFTSFAIVLSLGGIKYSTFEVAISTTLRGSMNFSKALTYAMIQFIVLTIINIFLSKTEEYQIEYQDFKIKKTNIFLFIFSLMYIIFEYSIVIVGILASIYNFYESKFDISGILNLFSKKINSKYHIIESIINSLSLSFITSIITVLFSYYILKKYSKFTNILITSTIGISSAFLAMGLVYLNILFSINYFYLLTIGYFLITVPICISFMHSHFLSFDRTIEEAAKLDGANKLQLLYYIDFPLMFPILLSSFLQIFTIIFGEFTIAYTMQINNSYPLVSLVNYTLSSSRLYKESSALSSLNILIIFFIFYISKIFSKKTKDDFK; translated from the coding sequence ATGGGAAAAAATAATGTATTAAAAAAAGTAGAGTTTTATTATGCTTTACTTTGGATATTTCCTATATTTTTTATACTTAAAGATTTTTTTAATACAAAAAGTTTAATTTTAATATGGGATCTGCGAACATTGCGGATCCTATCTTTTACTTTATTACAAAGTATACTATCATCCTTACTTTCATTAATTATTTCATTGTTGCCATCTTACTATGTATCAAGAAAAAGAAATATACTTTCTAATGTTATAGAAAATTCATTATTTATACCTTTTTTCTTTCCTCCAATATCTGCTATAATAGCTTTTTCTATACTATATTCAGGAAATGGTCTTTTATCTAAAATCGGAATAAATTTAAATGTTATGTACAATCTAAAAGCCATTTTAATAGCTCATACATTTTACAATTCTCCAATATTTATCAAATACATATCTGAAGCTCTTAAAAAAATACCTCAAAATATTGAAGAAACAGTCAATATTGAGGGGGCTAATAAATTACAAAAGTTTTTTAAAATAGATTTACCAATTATAATGCCGTCTATAACAAGAGGTTTTTTTCTTGTTTTTACATACTGCTTTACAAGTTTTGCAATTGTTCTTTCATTGGGAGGTATCAAATATTCAACTTTTGAAGTTGCAATTTCTACAACATTAAGAGGATCTATGAACTTTTCCAAAGCCTTAACTTATGCAATGATACAATTTATTGTATTGACAATAATAAATATATTTCTCTCAAAAACTGAAGAATATCAAATAGAATATCAAGATTTTAAAATTAAAAAAACTAATATTTTTTTATTTATATTTTCTTTAATGTATATAATATTTGAATATTCAATAGTTATAGTAGGAATATTAGCTTCTATCTATAACTTTTATGAATCCAAATTTGATATAAGTGGAATATTAAATTTATTTTCTAAAAAAATAAATTCTAAGTATCATATAATTGAATCTATAATTAACTCATTATCATTATCTTTTATAACTTCTATAATAACTGTACTATTTTCTTATTATATATTAAAAAAATATTCTAAATTTACTAATATATTAATTACATCTACTATTGGAATATCCTCAGCATTTTTAGCCATGGGATTAGTTTATTTAAATATTCTTTTTAGTATAAATTATTTTTATCTTTTAACTATTGGATATTTTTTAATAACAGTACCTATCTGTATATCATTTATGCATTCTCATTTTTTATCTTTTGATAGAACAATAGAAGAAGCAGCAAAATTAGATGGTGCTAATAAATTGCAATTATTATATTATATCGATTTTCCATTAATGTTTCCTATTTTGTTATCTTCATTCTTACAAATATTTACTATAATATTTGGAGAATTTACAATAGCTTATACTATGCAAATTAATAATTCTTATCCATTAGTTAGTTTAGTAAATTATACTTTATCTTCTTCAAGACTATATAAAGAAAGTTCTGCTTTAAGTTCTTTAAATATTTTAATTATATTTTTTATTTTCTATATATCTAAAATTTTTTCAAAAAAAACAAAAGATGATTTTAAATAA
- a CDS encoding PolC-type DNA polymerase III encodes MIEILKDNNTYCVLDTETTGLSPQNGDKLVEIAVYKIKILEDNINFIIKDKFITLLNPERNIPFYASKIHGIRDKHVENSPKFFEIQEEFLNFINNCVLVIQNARFDLKFLNFEISNEQYIKNQILDTMKMSHRVFKGERKHNLDIICKRLNINTNVSRHRAEGDVILTSQAFVKMRKYIIENNN; translated from the coding sequence ATGATAGAGATTTTAAAAGATAACAATACTTATTGTGTATTGGATACAGAAACAACAGGATTATCTCCTCAAAATGGTGATAAACTTGTAGAAATAGCCGTTTATAAAATAAAAATTTTAGAAGATAATATAAATTTTATTATAAAAGATAAATTTATTACTCTTTTAAATCCAGAAAGGAATATCCCATTTTATGCTTCAAAAATACACGGAATAAGAGATAAACATGTTGAAAATAGTCCGAAATTTTTTGAAATACAAGAAGAATTTTTGAATTTTATAAATAATTGTGTGTTAGTTATACAAAATGCAAGATTTGATTTAAAATTTTTAAACTTTGAGATATCAAATGAACAATATATAAAAAATCAAATTTTAGATACTATGAAAATGTCTCATAGAGTTTTTAAAGGTGAAAGAAAACATAATTTAGATATTATTTGTAAAAGATTGAATATTAATACAAATGTTTCAAGGCATAGAGCTGAAGGAGATGTTATACTAACTTCTCAAGCATTTGTAAAGATGAGAAAATATATTATTGAAAATAATAATTAA